In Natronoarchaeum philippinense, a single window of DNA contains:
- a CDS encoding MBL fold metallo-hydrolase, with translation MATTDESISPDRLYERIERGEGVSVLDVRDRDEFEAWHIDGDGVDAVQIPEMRFVQAEIQGTTADLVDDLAEPITVVCARGRASDEIAGQLRDAGVDAVNLAEGMNGWARVYDADELAIDADAEVLQYRRPASGCLGYLVVSGDEAAVIDPLRAFAGRYVADAEDRGADLVAAVDTHVHADHVSGVRAVADAADAAAWLPAGAEDRGLAFEANLYEDGDRLRVGDADIEAIHAPGHTSELCVLRVGGTLFSADTLFLDGVGRPDLERGADGARDLAADLYDTLHERLLDLPDDTLVAPGHYGDADEAGEDDLFTARLGDLADRLDALSMDRESFVEFAVENLSPRPANHEQIVAANLGRDELPDEEAFEAELGPNNCAVADAG, from the coding sequence GGCGAGGGCGTGAGCGTCCTCGACGTGCGGGACCGCGACGAGTTCGAGGCGTGGCACATCGACGGCGACGGCGTCGACGCCGTCCAGATCCCTGAGATGCGATTCGTGCAGGCCGAGATTCAGGGCACGACGGCCGACCTCGTCGACGACCTCGCCGAGCCGATCACCGTCGTCTGCGCCCGCGGCCGAGCCAGCGACGAGATCGCAGGCCAACTCCGCGACGCCGGCGTCGACGCGGTCAACCTCGCCGAGGGGATGAACGGCTGGGCGCGCGTCTACGACGCCGACGAACTCGCTATCGACGCCGACGCCGAGGTGCTCCAGTACCGCCGACCGGCCAGCGGCTGTCTGGGCTATCTAGTGGTCAGCGGCGACGAAGCGGCGGTGATCGACCCGCTGCGGGCGTTCGCCGGGCGGTACGTGGCCGACGCCGAGGACCGTGGCGCCGACCTCGTCGCCGCCGTCGACACGCACGTCCACGCCGACCACGTCAGCGGCGTCCGGGCCGTCGCCGACGCCGCGGACGCCGCGGCGTGGCTGCCCGCCGGCGCCGAGGACCGCGGGTTGGCGTTCGAGGCGAATCTGTACGAGGACGGCGACCGCCTTCGGGTCGGGGACGCCGACATCGAGGCGATCCACGCGCCGGGCCACACCAGCGAGTTGTGCGTTCTGCGCGTCGGGGGGACGCTGTTTTCGGCCGACACGCTCTTTCTCGACGGCGTCGGCCGGCCGGATCTCGAACGCGGCGCGGACGGCGCCCGCGATCTCGCCGCCGATCTCTACGACACGCTCCACGAGCGCCTGCTCGATCTGCCCGACGACACGCTCGTCGCGCCGGGCCACTACGGCGACGCCGACGAGGCGGGCGAGGACGACCTGTTCACGGCACGCCTCGGCGACCTCGCAGACAGGCTCGACGCGCTGTCGATGGACCGCGAGTCGTTCGTCGAGTTTGCCGTCGAGAACCTATCGCCGCGACCGGCCAACCACGAGCAGATCGTCGCGGCGAACCTCGGGCGCGACGAACTACCCGACGAAGAGGCGTTCGAGGCGGAGCTGGGGCCGAACAACTGCGCGGTGGCAGACGCCGGCTGA